From a region of the Geotoga petraea genome:
- a CDS encoding Rpn family recombination-promoting nuclease/putative transposase, with protein MTNNLHPPTNNRIIFFKIILNKIPILFYDGEKKWTPPIELKQKIKESENFKELIPNFKYHKIELNEIEEEKLLGLKNAMGTLLYLDKKIENKDILEVLEKSREIFEQFEETEKEKFRSHFYGFIKILSEKTDTDIEEEIKHYEEVQEMYESFAKKYIKEKEEAIRQGIQQGIQQGKLEAAKDLLKEKVDKKVISKAMGISIEQIKKIEEEMKEKKN; from the coding sequence ATGACTAACAACCTCCATCCTCCAACCAACAACAGAATTATTTTTTTTAAAATAATTCTTAATAAAATACCGATACTATTCTATGATGGAGAAAAGAAATGGACACCACCAATAGAACTAAAACAAAAAATAAAAGAATCAGAAAATTTCAAAGAACTGATACCGAACTTCAAATACCATAAAATAGAACTAAACGAAATAGAAGAAGAAAAATTATTAGGATTAAAAAATGCGATGGGAACATTGTTATATTTAGACAAAAAGATAGAAAACAAAGATATATTGGAAGTATTAGAAAAATCAAGAGAAATATTTGAACAATTTGAAGAAACAGAAAAAGAAAAATTCAGAAGTCATTTTTATGGATTTATAAAAATATTATCAGAAAAAACAGACACGGATATAGAAGAAGAGATAAAGCACTATGAGGAGGTGCAAGAAATGTATGAAAGTTTTGCAAAGAAATATATTAAAGAAAAAGAAGAAGCCATAAGGCAGGGGATACAACAAGGTATTCAACAAGGTAAATTAGAAGCAGCTAAAGATTTATTGAAAGAAAAAGTTGATAAAAAAGTAATTTCGAAAGCTATGGGAATTTCTATAGAACAAATCAAAAAAATTGAAGAAGAAATGAAAGAAAAGAAAAATTAA
- a CDS encoding MBL fold metallo-hydrolase: MKYIKSVERIFWPVGQGAFYSEKLKFDDGKEFNIVYDCGSNNKKALEKSINNFNSKTIDILFISHFHNDHISGIEKLLQKSEIKMIIIPYLLKKEVIIEVSNSLIHSNYESVKFLNYSYYDQLKNYKYLQNYNFNEETIEKLNNITIIKKHPDYYEENRKEPFFEEGIDFSNLLSEYKNKIEVYDKKFLKINISQNISESSKNSNLWVYSLYNHKCKEYYSKISSRLKEKDIDILIPENYKENIEKIIDVYKEFFKNLNDSSMFLYSGKEKINIRKITICFDRLILNEKKYKSKVKNFKTLKYLNQNERLYFLHKRIKKLEPNNGKHGCLYTGDGNIKKENLNIQNIYKRYWKNIYIIQIPHHGSKNNYNYEFSEEKNMNFIVSSGTNYKNHPDESIAKSLNENNNFYNVTENSPSQKIFIRKALDYLNIMYLSKDNKMYYNFDNKNLFYLRKWWVIPYSDEVLIYDFLSMGKKVIINRKNNVRYYLCPKDIKVKNKKGIFKSVKRSIYKY, from the coding sequence ATGAAATATATAAAATCAGTGGAAAGGATTTTTTGGCCAGTTGGGCAAGGAGCATTTTACAGTGAAAAACTGAAATTTGATGATGGAAAAGAATTCAACATTGTTTATGATTGTGGTTCTAATAACAAAAAAGCATTAGAAAAAAGCATAAATAATTTCAATTCAAAAACAATAGATATTCTTTTTATATCGCATTTTCATAATGACCATATTAGTGGTATAGAAAAATTATTACAAAAATCAGAAATAAAAATGATTATAATTCCGTATTTGTTAAAGAAAGAAGTCATAATAGAAGTATCAAATAGTTTGATTCATAGTAACTATGAATCAGTCAAGTTTTTAAATTATAGTTATTATGATCAACTAAAAAATTATAAATATTTACAAAATTACAATTTTAATGAAGAAACAATTGAAAAATTAAATAACATAACAATAATAAAAAAACACCCTGATTATTATGAGGAAAATCGCAAAGAACCTTTTTTTGAAGAAGGGATTGATTTTTCTAATTTATTATCAGAGTATAAAAATAAAATTGAAGTATATGATAAAAAGTTTTTAAAAATTAATATTAGTCAAAACATTAGTGAATCTTCAAAAAATTCTAATTTATGGGTTTATAGTCTTTATAATCATAAATGTAAAGAATATTATAGTAAAATCAGCAGTAGATTAAAGGAAAAAGACATAGATATATTGATCCCAGAAAATTACAAAGAAAATATTGAAAAAATAATAGATGTGTATAAAGAATTTTTTAAAAATTTGAATGATTCATCTATGTTTTTATATTCTGGAAAAGAAAAAATAAATATCAGAAAAATCACAATTTGTTTTGATAGACTTATTTTAAATGAGAAGAAGTATAAAAGCAAAGTTAAAAACTTTAAAACATTGAAATACTTAAATCAAAATGAAAGATTATACTTCCTCCATAAAAGAATTAAAAAATTAGAGCCTAATAATGGAAAACATGGGTGTCTATATACTGGTGATGGAAATATAAAAAAAGAAAATTTAAATATTCAAAATATATACAAAAGATATTGGAAGAATATATATATCATTCAAATACCTCACCATGGCTCAAAAAATAATTATAATTATGAATTTTCTGAAGAGAAAAATATGAATTTTATAGTTTCTTCTGGCACAAATTACAAAAATCATCCAGACGAATCAATTGCTAAATCACTAAATGAGAATAATAATTTTTACAATGTTACAGAAAACTCACCATCTCAAAAAATATTTATTAGAAAAGCTTTAGACTATCTGAATATAATGTATTTATCAAAAGATAATAAAATGTATTATAATTTTGATAATAAAAATCTTTTTTATTTGAGAAAATGGTGGGTTATTCCTTATAGTGATGAAGTACTAATATATGATTTCTTATCGATGGGGAAAAAAGTAATAATCAATAGAAAAAATAATGTTAGATATTACCTCTGCCCAAAAGATATTAAGGTTAAAAATAAAAAGGGTATTTTTAAATCAGTAAAAAGATCGATCTATAAATATTGA
- a CDS encoding ATP-binding protein, whose amino-acid sequence MKKFPIGKQDFKNIIENNYVYIDKTKYIYELAKNGVPIFISRPRRFGKSLTVSTLFYLFSGEKELFKNTYIYDKWEWEKYPIIRLSMAQIDITNEETIKETLKYQILSIYEENNIEPDTENLKMLFWTLIKKLSSKKDVVILIDEYDRPILNHINDGKAESIRNILKEFYVIIKEADQYIKFAFMTGITKLTKTGIFSTLNNLRDITTNKNYSQMMGVTQNELEYYFQDFISETSKELNIDNEKLLEKIKENYNGFSFDGKNFVYNPFSILHFFQDKEFKNYWIETGTPQYLSEYIKKHKIQLEDITNKYIDESKLTTYEIENAPPIIYLIQSGYLTFKDKKEYLGFLVDYPNREVKESMSELLLEETFNISEENLKQNIIISLQNKNIEKVIEEIKTIFNKIPYNLFQEKESWYHSIILTIFWACGLKAKAEVPGNLGKSDIELEFENDIYIIELKKDKPEKSIQQIKQKEYSEKYKKSITIIGIEIDTTKRNITNYITEKL is encoded by the coding sequence ATGAAAAAATTTCCAATTGGTAAACAGGACTTCAAAAACATAATAGAAAATAATTATGTATACATAGACAAAACAAAATATATATACGAACTTGCAAAAAATGGAGTACCTATATTCATATCAAGGCCCAGAAGATTTGGAAAGAGCCTGACAGTATCAACTTTATTTTATCTTTTCTCTGGAGAAAAAGAGCTATTTAAAAACACATATATTTATGACAAATGGGAATGGGAAAAATATCCAATTATAAGATTAAGTATGGCACAAATAGATATAACAAATGAAGAAACAATAAAAGAAACTCTTAAGTATCAAATACTTTCTATTTATGAAGAGAATAATATAGAACCAGATACAGAAAACCTAAAAATGCTTTTTTGGACATTAATAAAAAAACTGTCTTCTAAAAAAGATGTAGTAATTTTAATAGATGAGTATGATAGACCTATATTGAATCATATAAATGATGGAAAAGCTGAATCTATAAGAAATATACTAAAAGAATTCTACGTAATAATAAAAGAAGCTGATCAATATATAAAATTTGCTTTCATGACAGGAATAACAAAATTAACAAAAACAGGTATTTTTTCAACATTAAATAATTTGAGAGATATTACAACAAATAAAAACTATTCCCAAATGATGGGGGTAACACAAAATGAACTTGAATATTATTTTCAAGATTTTATATCCGAAACATCAAAAGAATTAAACATAGATAATGAAAAATTACTCGAAAAAATTAAAGAAAATTATAATGGATTTTCTTTTGATGGAAAAAATTTTGTGTATAATCCATTCTCAATATTACATTTTTTCCAAGACAAAGAATTCAAAAATTATTGGATAGAAACTGGAACTCCTCAATATTTGTCTGAATACATCAAAAAACATAAAATTCAATTAGAAGATATAACTAATAAATACATAGATGAATCAAAACTTACAACTTATGAAATAGAAAATGCTCCACCAATAATATACCTTATTCAATCTGGGTATTTAACGTTTAAAGATAAAAAAGAATACTTAGGTTTTTTAGTAGACTATCCAAATAGAGAAGTAAAAGAGAGTATGTCAGAATTGTTATTAGAAGAAACATTCAATATTTCTGAAGAAAATCTAAAACAAAATATAATAATATCACTCCAAAACAAAAATATTGAAAAAGTAATCGAAGAAATAAAAACAATATTCAATAAAATCCCCTACAATCTATTTCAAGAAAAAGAAAGCTGGTATCACAGTATAATACTAACAATATTCTGGGCTTGTGGATTAAAAGCAAAAGCTGAAGTTCCAGGTAATCTTGGAAAAAGTGATATAGAATTAGAATTTGAAAATGATATATACATAATAGAATTAAAAAAAGATAAGCCAGAAAAAAGCATTCAACAAATAAAACAAAAAGAATACTCAGAAAAATACAAAAAATCAATTACGATAATAGGTATAGAAATCGATACAACCAAAAGAAATATTACAAATTACATAACCGAAAAATTATAA